A single Ziziphus jujuba cultivar Dongzao chromosome 11, ASM3175591v1 DNA region contains:
- the LOC107432774 gene encoding inositol oxygenase 1-like, with amino-acid sequence MTIIVPEPVLTVENNNHNNVESRNSHESEKVMEQGEERHDLKLDGGFIVPESNAFGISFTKKERKSGVQDFYRKNHINQTYEFARKKKEEYGKLEKAEMSIWECCELLNEYVYESDPDLDEPQIEHLLQTAESIRRDYPDQDWLHLTALIHDKSYAAHNPAFGEEPQWRVVGGTFPLGCAFDTAIVHHQYFKENPDHHNPGFNTKLGIYAENCGLDNVTMSWGHDEYMYTVAKGNNTTLPPAALFIIRFHSFCALHRAGAYTFLMNEDDKGMLKWLHVFNKYDLYSKSMVRINHEEVKPYNLSLIEKYFPSAKLKLKY; translated from the exons ATGACTATCATCGTTCCCG AGCCGGTTCTGACAGTGGAGAACAACAACCACAACAATGTGGAAAGCAGAAACAGCCATGAGAGCGAGAAGGTTATGGAGCAAGGAGAAGAAAGACATGACCTCAAGCTGGACGGCGGTTTCATCGTCCCGGAAAGCAATGCCTTTGGCATTTCCTTCac gaaaaaggagagaaaatcaggCGTGCAGGACTTCTACCGGAAAAACCACATCAACCAAACCTACGAATTT gcgaggaagaagaaggaagagtaCGGAAAGCTTGAGAAGGCGGAGATGAGCATATGGGAATGTTGCGAGCTTCTGAACGAATACGTGTACGAAAGCGACCCAGACCTGGATGAACCTCAGATCGAGCATCTCCTCCAGACGGCCGAGTCCATCCGGAGGGACTACCCCGATCAGGATTGGCTCCATCTCACGGCTCTCATCCACGAT AAAAGTTATGCTGCACACAACCCAGCATTTGGTGAGGAGCCCCAGTGGCGTGTCGTAG GTGGCACTTTTCCTCTGGGATGTGCTTTTGACACTGCCATTGTGCATCATCAA TATTTCAAGGAAAACCCAGATCACCATAACCCGGGTTTCAACACCAAGTTGGGGATCTACGCTGAGAACTGTGGACTTGATAACGTCACCATGTCTTGGGGCCACGACGAGTACATGTACACG GTGGCAAAGGGTAATAACACCACTCTCCCACCCGCAGCTCTCTTCATCATCCGCTTCCATTCCTTTTGCG CTTTGCACCGAGCTGGAGCTTACACGTTCCTGATGAATGAAGATGACAAGGGAATGCTGAAGTGGCTCCACGTGttcaa CAAGTACGACCTTTATAGTAAAAGCATGGTTAGGATCAACCATGAAGAAGTGAAGCCATACAATCTCTCCCTCATCGAAAAG TACTTTCCATCTGCCAAGCTTAAGCTTAAGTATTAA
- the LOC107432809 gene encoding organelle RRM domain-containing protein 2, mitochondrial, with protein MAFFSSFRRVLGGSSSSSPFLQSHLASIRHSSTLTSPKLFISGLSRLTTDEKLREAFSSFGQIVDAKVIADRVSGRSKGFGFVTYTSIEEAEKAREGMNAKFLDGWVIFVDPAKPREPRPPPQPQSASSETGFTSNKTIGWCG; from the exons ATGGCGTTCTTCTCGAGCTTTCGACGCGTTCTGGGCGGATCATCTTCTTCATCGCCGTTTCTTCAATCCCATCTGGCATCGATTCGTCACAGCTCAACCCTCACATCCCCAAAACTGTTCATTAGCG GTCTTTCAAGATTAACGACAGACGAAAAGCTCAGGGAggcattttcttcttttggacAGATTGTTGATG CTAAAGTTATTGCTGATAGGGTCTCTGGAAGATCAAAGGGGTTTGGTTTTGTTACATATACATCCATTGAAGAAGCTGAGAAGGCAAGAGAAGGAATGAACGCAAAATTCTTAGATGGATGGGTTATTTTTGTTGATCCTGCCAAACCAAGAGAGCCCAGACCTCCTCCTCAACCTCAGTCTGCATCTTCTGAAACTGGTTTCACATCGAACAAGACTATTGGATGGTGTGGATGA